Sequence from the Ectothiorhodospira sp. BSL-9 genome:
CCCGGATCATGAGGCCCTGGCAAAGCCCTTCGACGCCGTGCTGCTGGCCATTCCCGCCCCCCAGGCCATCACCCTGGCCGCCACTGCGGGGATCCAGTTCCCGGCAATGGCGCAGGTGCGCTACGCCCCCACGATCACATTGATGGCTGCGTTCGATCACCCCCTCTCACTCCCCGATGTGGCACTCGAGCCCACCCAGGGGCCGTTGGCATGGATCGCCCGCAATGCCACCAAGCCGGGGCGGGACGCCGAGCCTGAAACCGTGGTAGCCCATGCCGGCAGCGAATGGTCACGTGCCCATGTGGACACGCCGGCCGAGGCGCTCGGAGAACCCCTGCTGGAAGCCTTGGGCGCCATTGTGGGCAAGGCGCAGCCGTTCCATTGGCAGGTTCACCGCTGGCTGTATGCCCGTGTGGAGCAGTCCGCCGGAACACCATGCCTGTGGGATGCCCAACAGCGGATCGGTGCCTGCGGCGACTGGGCCCTTGGCGCCCGTGTGGAAGCGGCCTTCGACAGCGGCGAGGCACTGGCTGCGGCGGTGATCCGGTCCATGTCTGCCGGCGGGGATCAGGCCAACGGCCCAGACCCGAGTGAATCTGAACGACAGCCACCATGAGTCCCTTTCCCGACCATCAGGTGTGCTGACAAGTGACCCGTGCTGAAGGCATCGAGCAGGAACTGAGGGGGGCTCTGGAAGAATACCTCACCAATTATTTGTCCAGGCGGGACCTGCACAAGGCGATGGCGTTTTTTAGCCCCACCATCCAAGGCGTGGGGACCGGACACGACGAATTCGTCCCCGAGCGACGTGTCTTCCTGGAAATCTATGAGAGGGACTTTCGGCAGGCCCCCAATCCCATCGTCTGGGAGCAACCCCGCCTGCACGTGGCAGTGCTTTGCGACACGGTGGGCATCACCACTTGCGAATTGCATTTGCACACCCAGATTCAGGGGCAGGAGATCCACCTCAACAATCTGCGCCAGACCCTGGTATGGAAGCGTCATGAATCAGGTCGTTGGCTCATCGAACACCTGCATATCTCCTTCCCGAGCACCGAACACGGACAGGACGAATCCTACCCGAACAAGGAACTGGAGGCGCGCAACCGGGTTCTGGCGCGGCTGGTGGAGAAGCGAACCGCCCAATTGAGCGAGGCGCTGGAAGAACAGCGACAGCTGGCCAACACCGACCGCCTCACCGGCATGAACAACCGGCCGCGCATTGAAGAGCTCGCCAATACAGAGCTGCTGGGGGCCCAGCGATATGGCTACCCGGTCTCCGCCATCCTGATCGACGTGGACTGGTTCAAGCGGATCAATGACCAACACGGGCACCTGATCGGTGACAGCGTCCTCAAGGCCTTTGCCGACATCATCACTGCCCGGCTGCGTGCCGTGGATCACGCTGGCCGCTGGGGTGGGGAGGAGTTCCTGATCATTTGTCCGCACATCGGCATGGAAGGCGCCCTCGCCCTGGCGCGAGGCTTACAGGAAACCATCGCCGCGCACCCGTTCCCCAAGGTCGGGCCCTGGACCGCCAGCATCGGCGTTTCCCAATACCGGCCTGGAGAAACCCTCCAGGACTTCTTTGGCCGCACCGACGCCGCCCTCTACCGCGCCAAGGAGCTGGGCCGCAACCGCGTGGAGGTGGCGCCGAACGGGCCTTAGGGCGCGGATGTGGTCCTTGTTCGGCCCTTTGAGCCGATCTTTGCTGGTCTATCCAGGTCAAATCGGTTAAAAGCAGTGCAGTGTCGGGCCGCTGCGCCCACGCCAACGGGCCAACTCAGATGAGGTGGCAACACCATCGTACATAGGAAACGACAGCATGGCCGAGCAGGACGATCGCTGGTTATCCGTCGACGAGATAGGCAAGCACCTTGGTGTCAGCAACGACACCGTGTACCGCTGGATCGACAAGCACTCAATGCCTGCCCACCGTATGGGGCGATTCTGGAAGTTCCAAAAGGTCGAGGTGGACGAGTGGGTCAAAGCGGGGGGAGCCGCCGAAACACCACGCAAGGATCAGCGTCGCGAATGACCGAGGGCAGGTATCGCATCTCCTTCACGTCCGGCAGCCTGTATCACCGCGAATCGGTGAAGCTGGCCGAACTGTACCTCTCGCTCCGTGACTGGGAAGCAGTGCGGGCGCAAGCGCTGCGTGACAACCTGCTCCAGGCCAGGACCGAAAGCACGGCAAAGCGCACCTGCAGAGAGGCTCTAGCACGCCTGCAGAGGTTGAACGATCGCGAACTGGCGTTCCTGCCAGAGGCCAACCACCACGACCAGGCTCACCTCCTATGGGTTGCGGTGTGTCGTCTGTACCGCTTGATTGCGGACTTTGCGGTGGAAGTGATCCATGAGCGGTTCGTTACGATGAATCTGGGCCTCAGCTTCGAGGACTTCGATGCCTTCTATAACCGCAAATCGGAATGGCATGACGAGCTTGATAACGCCAGCGCTTCAACGCGCAACAAATTACGGCAGGTTCTGTTCAGGATGCTGCGTGAGGCTGGGTTGTTAGGGAAAGACAAAACCATCAACGCGGTGCTGCTAAGCCCGAGGCTGGTCGAGCTGCTGAGTCAGCACCAACCTGATGAGTGTCTTTACTTTCCAGTCCATGAATCAGATATCAAAGGGATGTCCACTTGACTCTAGACATTGCCAAAATGCCGATGCAGGATCGGCTTCAGCACTTGTTCAGCGTGGTTTCCGGCCAGCGATTCCTGCACAAACAAGGCCTGGGCAATGAAGTGCCATTCTTCATCTGCCCCTTTCGGCCAGAAGAAGCGGTCGAAATGGAGCGTCTTCAGCGGCAGCTGGTCAATCGCCTGGAGCAAGCGGGCATCAGGATTCTGAGCATCAACCTGTATGACCTTGCCATCGATATCCTGAAAGAAAGAGAAATCTGGGACCAGGTGTTGCAGCTCGAGCCCACCGTCTCAAAGGATCAACTGAAAGAATTATTACAGGGTGTGCTTGACCCTGAAGCTCACTTGGTACCCGCCATTGCGGCAAAACTCCACCCCGATGAGTTTGATGTTCTGTTTCTTTCAGGGGTGGGGGAAATATTCCCCTACATACGCTCCCATAACGTGCTCAACAACCTGCAAAGCACGGCCAAAGACCGACCAACGGTGATGTTTTTCCCTGGGTCCTACACCCACTCGCTGGAAACCGGGGCATCACTGGACTTGTTCGGCCGGCTGCATGACGACAAGTACTATCGTGCATTCAACATCTTTCATTACGAAGCCTGAACGGACGACAGCATTCGAGGCGCCATCATTAAGGGAAAGTGCAATGACATTGAAGAACATTTTTCTAAAGCCCGTTGACCGCCCCATTGAAGGCGTCATCAAAGCCGATGATGAAGCCAGTCTTCGCCTCGAGATTGAAGAATACGTACTGACCAACGAAGTCGAGAAGCGTCTTGAAGAGTTTCTGGATGCTTACAACAATTACGAAGGCGCCAACGGTGTATGGGTGTCCGGCTTCTTCGGGTCAGGTAAGTCACACCTGCTCAAGATGCTGGCCCTGTTACTCGAGAACCGGGAAATGGGTGGTGCCTCCACCCTGGATCTTTTCCTTCCCAAATGCAGTGACAATGAAATTCTCCGGGGCGACCTGAAGCGAGCCGTCTCTATTCCAGCAAAGAGCATTCTGTTCAACATTGACCAGAAAGCCGATGTCATTAGTAAAACCCAGATCGATGCCCTTTTAGCCGTGTTCGTTAAAGTCTTCGACGAGATGTGTGGCTACTATGGCAAGCAAGGGCACATTGCACAGTTTGAGCGCGATCTGGACAGCCGCGGCTTGTACCAGCAGTTCAAAAACGAGTACGAGGGCATCGCCGGTCGTTCCTGGCACAAAGGCCGGGAACAAGCGCTCCTGGAGGGTGCCAATATCGCCAACGCCTACGCGGCTGTGACCGGCGGCGACCGGCAGTCAGCAGCGGGTATTCTCGACAAGTACCGCAGCGAATATCGAGTGTCGATTGAGGATTTCGCGGACAACGTGAATGCATACATTGAGAAGCAGGCAAAAGAGAGGGGGCACGAAGAGTTCCGCCTCAACTTTTTTGTGGATGAGGTCGGTCAGTATATCGCCGACAACACCAAGCTGATGACCAATCTGCAAACCATTGCCGAGAGCCTCGCCACCAAATGCCGGGGCCGGGCCTGGATTATCGTCACCGCGCAGGAAGAGATGAAAGACGTGGTGGGCGAAATGAGCAAACAGCAGGGCCACGACTTCACGAAAATTCAAGCGCGCTTCAATAACCGCATGAAGCTGTCCAGCGCGGACGTGGCAGAGGTCATCCAGAAGCGTCTGCTGACCAAGACCGAAGATGGCGTCAATCAGCTATCGGACGTCTACCACGCGCAAGCCAATAACTTCAAAACACTCTTCGGCTTCGCAGATGGATCGGCCACCTACCGAAACTTCCGGGACAGGGACCACTTCATCCACAGCTACCCCTTTGCCCCATACCAGTTCGCGCTGTTCCAATCAGCAATCCAGAATCTGTCGCAGCATAATGCCTTTGAGGGTAAGCACAGCTCTGTCGGTGAACGCTCCATGCTGGGCGTTTTCCAGCAGGTGGCCATCCAGATCAGCAACCACGAAGTGGGTCAGCTGGCCACCTTCGACCTGATGTTTGAGGGCATACGCTCTGCACTGAAATCACAAATTCAGCGTGCGATTATCCAGGCAGAAAACCACCTGGATAACGCCTTCGCCATCCGCCTGCTGAAAGCCCTGTTTCTGGTGAAGTATGTCAAAGAGTTCAAACCCACGGTGCGCAACCTCTGCGTGTTGATGCTGGACGCCTTCGAACAGGACCTGCCGGCGCTTCGCGACAGGGTCGAGGAGGCCCTCTGTCTCCTGGAGCAACAGACCTACATACAGCGTAATGGAGATCAGTACGAGTACCTGACGGATGAGGAAAAGGACGTCGAACAGGAGATCAAGAACACGGAGGTCGAATCATCGGATGTTGCGGACGAGCTGGAAAAAATCGTTTTCGACTATGTCATCAAGCAGCGCAAGATCCGCCATGACGCGGGCTCATCCCAGAATCAGGGGCAGGACTACGCCTTTTCGCGCAAACTGGATGATCGTCTGCATGGTCGTGAATACGAGCTGTCGATCAATGTCATCAGTCCGTTCCATGAGCATACCGACAACGAGCAAATGCTCCGTACAGCCTCAACGTATAAGGCGGACGAGTTGTTTGTGCTCATGCCGTCGGACGAGCGCCTGGTGCGTGATCTGCTCATGTTCAAGCGCACCGAGAAATACATCAAGCAGAATATTTCGGTCACCCAGCAGGCAGCCGTCAAACGCATCCTGAATGACAAGAGCTTTCAGAATCGTGAGCGGGAGGCCAGGCTCCGGCAACAGGTTCAAACCCTCATGGGCCAATCAAAACTGCTCATCGGGGGCGCAGATGTGGAAGTGACCAACGAGCACGCCCAGACGCGCATCATCCGAGGCTTCCATGAGCTGATCGCTCGGGCTTACCCCAACCTTCGCATGTTGCGCGGCGTTGCCTACACGGAAAAAGATATCAGCCATTGCCTCAATCGTTCAGATGAGGGTCTTTTTGGTAACGACACCACGGCCCTGGCGGAATCCGAGCAGGAGGTGCTGGCATTCATTCAAAGCAACAACCGGGGCGGTGTCCGTACCACTCTGAAGAGTCTGCTGGAGAGATTCGAACGCAAACCCTATGGCTGGTACTATGCCGCGATTCTGTGCACCCTGGCCAACCTGTGCGCCCGTGGCAAGTTGGAGGTTCGCCTCGACGGGAACATCCTGGAAGGCAGCGAACTGGAGCGCGCCCTGCGCAACACCCACGGCCACGGCAACGTGGTGCTGGAGCCGCAGATTGAATTCACCGCCTCTCAGGTCCGGGGGCTCAAGTCGTTTTACGAGGACTTCTTCGATAGCCCGCCGCGCAGCAGCGAAGCCAAGGCCCTGGGTAAGGAGGCCGGCGAGGCTTTCCAGGAAATGTTCCAGGACCTGGATCGGCGAATAGCGCAGGTGGACCAGTACCCGTTCCTCAATGCCTTGCAACCTGCTCTGGATACGCTGAAAGAGGTTGCCGGGAAGCCCTACACCTGGCACCTGACGGAATTGAGCAGGCAGGAAAATCAACTGCTGGACCTGAAAGAGAATGTCATCGATCCCATTCGCAAGTTCATGGGCGGCTCACAAAAGGACATCTACAACCAGGCCCGGTCCTTCCTGCAGAGCCAGGAGCCCAACTTCATCTATGTGTCCGGGGACGAAATCGAGCAGATTCGCACCATTCTGAACGACCCCAATTGCTACAAGGGGAATCGCATTCAGCAGCTCAAGGGCCAGCTTGACAGCCTGCAGGCGCGCATCAATAAAAAGGTGCAACAAACCCGGTCTCAGGCAGAAACGTCCCTGAAGACCATGCAGGAGCGCATGCAAACCATGGATGAATATCAGTCCCTTCCGGAACCACGCCAGGATGAGCTCAACAAGCCGTTCCGGGATCTGTCCGATGACATCGGGCAGGAGCGCCTGATTGCCGTGATCAAGGACCGGGCCCGGTACTTTGAAGAAGAGGGCTACCAGAAACTGCTGGGCAAAATGGTGGATATGGCCCGGCAGAAGTCTGCACCGGCAGGAAGTCCCGAACAGCCACAGGGTGGCGAGAATGGCAGGCCGCCTCATGGGATCAAGGAATTACCTGCCGACTACATTCACTTGCGCAACCTCCAGGTTGCGTTTGACAAGGCCTGGCTGGCCGACGAAAACGACCTGGACCAGTACCTGAACGCTTTACGCGATGCCCTGCTGACTCAAATTCAGCAAGGCCTGAAGGTTCGAATCTAAGCGTGCCGACCCAGGGGATAGCCATGCACGACGCCGAACAGGAGATCCGGGCGCTCATTCGCGGCGGCGAAAACCTTGCCGTTGAGTTCAAGAGCGACGTCAAAAGCCTGCCTGACCGGGAACTGGTGGCCGCCGTGGTGGCCCTGGCCAACACCGAGGGCGGCGACCTGTTCCTGGGCATTGAAGACGATGGCACACCGACCGGGCTGCATGCCAACCACCGTCACCTCACCGGCCTGCCCGCACTGATTGCCAATAAGACCATTCCATCACTGGCGGTGCGCGTCGAGGCCCTGGAACTGGAAGGGCAGCCCATTGCCAGAATCCACGTACCCAAATCCCGGCAACTGGTATCCACCTCGGAAGGTCTTCTGCAACGTCGGCGCCTGAGAATGGACGGCACCCCGGAGGCCGTGCCCTTCTACCCCCATGAGTTTGTTCAACGGCAATCCAGCCTGGGCGTAACAGACCCCTCTGCCCTGCCGGTGGAAAACCTTGCGATTGAGGATCTGGATCCGATCCAGCGTATCCGCATCCGCAACGCCATCAAGAAATACGGTGGCGACCAGAGCCTGACCCCTCTGGCGGATGATGAGTTGGATGGCGCCCTGGGGCTGACGGTGAGCATAGATGGCCAGCGCCACCCCACCGTGGCGGGCTTGTTACTGCTGGGAAACGAGACGCAGCTCCGGCAGCACCTGCCCTCCCACGAGGCAGCGTTCCAGGTGCTGCGGGGCACGGATGTTTTGGTCAATGAGTTCTACCGCAAGCCGCTGCTGGAGACCTTTGAAGAGATCGAGGTGCTATTCCGCGCCCGGGTCGAGGAAGAGGAGATTCAGGTCGGGCTGTTTCGCGTGCCCATCCCCAACTTCGACCGCCGGGCCTTCCGGGAAGCCTTCGTGAACGCTCTGGTTCACCGCGACTACAGTGCTCTGGGCGCCGTGCACGTCAAACTGGACGATGACGGCCTGAGCATCAGTAATCCGGGTGGTTTTGTGGAGGGCGTCAACCTGGACAACCTGCTGGTGGCCGATCCCCGCTCCCGCAACCCCCTGCTGGCCGACATCATCAAGCGCATCGGCCTGGCAGAACGCACGGGTCGGGGCATTGACCGCATCTTCGAGGGCATGCTCCGCTATGGGCGTACCGCCCCCGACTACTCCATGTCATCCGCCCACACCGTCTCCGTGCGCATGAGCGCAGCGGACGCGGACGCCGAGTTCCTGCGCATGATCGTCGGACGCGAGGAACAGACCGGTGCCGCCATGCCCATCGACAGCCTGATCATCCTGTCCCGGCTGCGCAATGAGCGGCGCTTAAGAACGGCGGATCTGGCCGGGTCCGTGCAAAAGCCCGAAACCGTGGTCCGGGGCACCCTGGAGAAACTGGTGGAGGCCGGCATGGTGCAAGCCCACGGCACGGGCAAGGGCCGTACCTACACTCTGAGCGCCAAGGTGTACCAGGGGGCGGGACAGAAGGCGGCCTATGTGCGCCAGGCGGGTTTTGATGCCATCCAGCAGGAGCAGATGGTGCTGAATTTCATCGATACCCACGGCAGCATCAAACGTGGGGATGTCATGGAGCTTTGCCACCTCGATAGAAACCAGGCTTACCGGCTGCTAGCCAGAATGAAAGCCACCAAGCAAATCAAGCAAATGGGTGAGCAGAAAGGCGCTACTTATGAGCGTGTTTAAGCGCTTTGCTCGCAATATATGCTCCGCGAGCAAATATATGCTCCACGAGCATATGATATGCGCTCAACGCGGAAACGTACCGACAACACAGAGCGCCTGTCCTGCGTCCATAAGCAATTCAGCAGGTTATTGAATGGAAACCGCAAAACTCAAAAAATTCGCCCAGCTCGCCCGCCGCAGTCTGATTGAGCAGGTCAGCGCCAAGCTCAAGCTGGTTCTGGCTGAAGAAAGCTCTGCCCGGCGAGAAAGCCCTGAGGCCGTCAAGAAGCTGGAAGCGGCGATCGCCAAACTGGGCCAGGAGCAGGTCATCGAGCGCGTGGCCTATATCTGGTTCAACCGCTTCTGCGCCCTGCGTTTTATGGACGTGAACCGATACAACCGCCTTGGCGTGGTCTCGCCCACCGACGGACAGTTTCAGCCCGAGATCCTGGCTGACGCCAAGATGGGCCATATCGATGAAGAGATGGTACGGGCAAAAACCCGACAACGGGTCTTTGCCCTACTGGATGGCAAAATGCCCAGCCAGGATCCCCAGGGGGAAGCCTATCGCCTGTTGGTGGTAGCCGCCTGTAACCATTGGCACAGCGCCATGCCGTTCCTTTTCGAACGCATTGACGATTACACCGAGCTTCTCATGCCGGATGACCTGCTCTCCGGCAACTCTATTCTAGCCTACACCCGCGAGGCTATGACGCCGGGTGCCTGTGAGGATGTTGAGATAATTGGCTGGTTGTACCAGTTCTATATATCCGAAAAAAAGGATCAAGTCTTCGAGGCGCTGAAGAAGAATCAGAAAATCACACCGGCCAATATCCCCGCCGCCACGCAGCTTTTCACGCCGCGCTGGATTGTGCGCTACCTGGTGGACAATTCGCTCGGCCGCTTGTGGATGCTTAACAGGCCAAATTCAGGGCTGATCCGTAAGCTTGAGTATTACATCCCTCCGGATGAAGCCGAAACCGATTTCTTGAAAATCAACAGCCCGGAAGAGCTCAGGGTTTGCGATCCAGCCTGCGGCTCCGGCCATATGCTGACCTATGCTTTCGATCTGCTCTACGCCATTTATGAAGAAGAAGGCTACGAGCCGTCCGAAATCCCCGAAAAGATTCTGACGCACAACCTTTACGGTATTGAGCTGGATGAACGGGCCGGTGAGCTAGCCGCCTTTGCGCTAACCATGAACGCCCGAGCGCGTCAGCGGCGTTTTTTCAACAAAGGCATCAATCCCAACATCTGTGTGTTGGAAAACGTTAGCTTCACTCCGGATGAACTGGAAGAGTACATGAGCGCCGTGGGCCGTGACTTGTTCACCCAGGGCTTATGTGAAAGCTTGCAACAGTTCGAGGAGGCTGACAACTTCGGCTCCCTGATCTTGCCCAAGCTTACCAAAGTGACTGACGTGCTAGCCGAGCTGGAGACCAAGAATCTGGGTAGCAACCTGTTCCTGGCCGACACGCACAGCAAGGTACTGAAAGTACTGCGTATGGCCGAAGCCTTGGGCCCGCGCTACGCCGTGGTCGTCGCCAACCCGCCCTATATGGGCGGCAAGGGCATGAATGGACGGCTTGGCGCCTGGGCCAAGGAGAACTACCCAAAGAGCAAGTCCGACCTGTTCGCGATGTTCATAGAGCGCAACCTGGATATGGCCGTGAATGGCGGCGCTGTCGCCATGATCACGATGCAGAGCTGGATGTTTCTGTCTTCCTTCGAGGCTTTGCGCGGCCGCATTCTCAATCAGCACACTATTTTGTCGATGGCCCACCTGGGGGCGCGAGCCTTTGACAGCATTGGTGGGGAAGTTGTCTCGACGACTGCTTTCGTGCTCGAGAACGCCCATAAGCCGCACTATCGCGGCGCGTTTCTCCGATTGGTCGATGGCAATTCGGAAGCCGACAAAATGGCCATGATGGCCAAGGCCATTGAGCAGTAGGGGGCGACATGATCAGTAGCTTACACCTCAAAAACTTCGTCGCCTTCACCGATCTTACCATCAAGTTCTCGCCGGGAATAAACATCATAATTGGTGAAAATGGCACGGGAAAGACACATTTGCTCAAAGCCATTCTCGCACTGAGCGGGCCGGAATCCCTTTCGGAGCATCCTGGCGAGCAACTCGCCCGCAAGCTCTGCCGGCTCTATCAACCGCTGGGTGAGCAAGTGGGCGAACTGCGCCGTACTGGCACTCGTGGGAATGCCATGCTTAGTGCCACCTTTTCGTCTGGACAAGAAGTGTCCGCCAGGTTCAGCGGCATCGCCACTGAAACCAAAGTGAGGATTAACAGAGTCTCCGGCGCTGCTCCGGCCACCTTCATACCGACTAAGGAGATTCTGTCTCTGGTCCGTGGCCTCACCGCCGGCCAGCCAGATCAAGCTACCATCGACCGCATCTTTGACGACGGCTACTTAGATCTGGCCCACCAGCTCATCAAAGAGGGTGCGGATGACCTTGAAACCAAAGTTCAGCTCGATCCACGGTTTGCCAGCATAGTCCCCCGGCTGGCCAACCTGATCGGCGGTAGATACGAACTCCGCAACGGTCGATTCTGCTTTCAGGTTGGCAAGTACGTCGAAAAACTGGGCAAAAGCAGCTCGGCAGAGAAAGCTGCTCAGAGTTTTCAGGATTCGACCCTGCGTTTCGTGCCCGCAAAGTTGCCACTGCTCTCCAGCGGGATGACAGCTGAAGGGTATCGCAAAATCGGCGTGCTTCAGCGCTTGCTCAGTAACGGCAGCCTCAATCCCGGTGCCGCTGGCCCCCTGTTGTGGGATGAACCAGAGTCCAACCTTAACCCCAAGCTGATAAAGGATCTGGTACTGGCGCTTCTGGAACTCGCTCGTAACGGCCAGCAAGTCATCCTCGCGACCCACGACTACGTGCTGCTTAAGTGGTTCGACCTATTAATGGATAAGGGCGAGGGGGACCAAGTGCGTTTTCACGTTCTGTCTCGTGAGGAAAAAACCGGGCAGGTGCACCGTGACAGCATGGATGACTACAAAGCCATCGAGCCGAACGCAATTGCAGACACCTTTAACGAACTGACCAAGGAGCAAGTAGCTCGCAAAATGCGAGGCTTGGGAAAATGAAGCTGCGCGAGCGCGACTTAGAGGGAACTTCTATTAATTGCTTGCGACCGCCAGTAACCCATTGATTTTATTATGTTATCATCCCGGCAAATCGAATTAATAGAGGTTCCCTTAGAGATCGACTTCACCGATGCAATTGATGCCATCGTCTTCGATCAGATGAAGACGGAAAAACCGAACTATCATGGCATAGGCGAGATGCATCGCGTTGATTTTGTAGTGGAACTTGAAGAAGGTATTCTCTTTGTTGAAGTTAAGGATCCAAGCAACCCGAGAGCGCAAGCTAAAGGGCTTGAAAAATTTAATGAAGATCTAAAAAACGGAAGCCTAAGCGACACCTTTGCCGCGAAGTTCATCGACACCTTCCTGTACCGATGGGCTGAAGATCTCCTGCACAAGCCCGTGTATTACATCAGTCTGGTCACATTCGAAGATAGCGAACTTTTGCCAAATTTTTCGGACGAGATCGCCAAGAAGCTTCCCCCCATGGGCAAATCGATCCCGCGCTGGAAGCGACAGTTGGCAGAGAATTGCCAGGTTTTCAACATCGAACTATGGAATCAGAGTTTCCCGAAATGGCCTGCGACTCGAATCACGCCAGCGGAAAACGCATAGGCAAAGGGGAGAACGGCATGACCATCAACACTCTCAAAGTACGTGATGACCATGTGCCGCTGCATTTCGCAGCCGACGGCGACAGGTTTAAGCTACAGTCAGGTAAGGAGGTTTCCTGGTTGAAGTCCGAAGAGTTCGACCTGAAAGACCTGCGAAACCGCATCGAACCTTGGTTGACCTCGCTGTTTCAGTCGGAGCACCTCTCTATGTTGGCTGGCTCGGGGCTGACTCATGCTGTGCACTACCTAGCCGCCGGGAAAGGCGCAGCTGGCATGGGCAACCTGACACTGAGCACACATCAGGCGGAAATTGACCAGGCAGCGGAAAAAGCGGCAGAGGCAGCTGGGCGCAAGAAAGGTAACCTGGAAGATCAATTACGCATTGCCAACGAACTGTTGCGCGGCCTGGCAATTCTAGGGCAGTCCAAGGAAGTGGACGCCTTGCGCGGCGAGCTTCAAACCGGAATGCAGGACTTTGCACAGTCAATTCTGAGCAGCGAAGCGGGCATTGCCACAGCTGAAAAGTCAAAGCGTGAGCAGGCGTTCAACACTCTGGTCACCTTCCTGATGAGTTTTGCCAGTCGCACAGGGATACGGGATCGCCTGAACATTTTCACCACCAACTACGACCGGCTGATCGAGGCCGGAGCGGAGCTGGCCGGCCTGCACTTGCTGGACCGTTTCCTGGGTAATCTCATGCCGATCTTCCGCTCTTCACGGCTGGATTTGGACATGCACTATAACCCACCGGGCATTCGGGGCGAGCCACGCTATCTGGAAG
This genomic interval carries:
- a CDS encoding DUF1819 family protein; this translates as MTEGRYRISFTSGSLYHRESVKLAELYLSLRDWEAVRAQALRDNLLQARTESTAKRTCREALARLQRLNDRELAFLPEANHHDQAHLLWVAVCRLYRLIADFAVEVIHERFVTMNLGLSFEDFDAFYNRKSEWHDELDNASASTRNKLRQVLFRMLREAGLLGKDKTINAVLLSPRLVELLSQHQPDECLYFPVHESDIKGMST
- the brxC gene encoding BREX system P-loop protein BrxC yields the protein MTLKNIFLKPVDRPIEGVIKADDEASLRLEIEEYVLTNEVEKRLEEFLDAYNNYEGANGVWVSGFFGSGKSHLLKMLALLLENREMGGASTLDLFLPKCSDNEILRGDLKRAVSIPAKSILFNIDQKADVISKTQIDALLAVFVKVFDEMCGYYGKQGHIAQFERDLDSRGLYQQFKNEYEGIAGRSWHKGREQALLEGANIANAYAAVTGGDRQSAAGILDKYRSEYRVSIEDFADNVNAYIEKQAKERGHEEFRLNFFVDEVGQYIADNTKLMTNLQTIAESLATKCRGRAWIIVTAQEEMKDVVGEMSKQQGHDFTKIQARFNNRMKLSSADVAEVIQKRLLTKTEDGVNQLSDVYHAQANNFKTLFGFADGSATYRNFRDRDHFIHSYPFAPYQFALFQSAIQNLSQHNAFEGKHSSVGERSMLGVFQQVAIQISNHEVGQLATFDLMFEGIRSALKSQIQRAIIQAENHLDNAFAIRLLKALFLVKYVKEFKPTVRNLCVLMLDAFEQDLPALRDRVEEALCLLEQQTYIQRNGDQYEYLTDEEKDVEQEIKNTEVESSDVADELEKIVFDYVIKQRKIRHDAGSSQNQGQDYAFSRKLDDRLHGREYELSINVISPFHEHTDNEQMLRTASTYKADELFVLMPSDERLVRDLLMFKRTEKYIKQNISVTQQAAVKRILNDKSFQNREREARLRQQVQTLMGQSKLLIGGADVEVTNEHAQTRIIRGFHELIARAYPNLRMLRGVAYTEKDISHCLNRSDEGLFGNDTTALAESEQEVLAFIQSNNRGGVRTTLKSLLERFERKPYGWYYAAILCTLANLCARGKLEVRLDGNILEGSELERALRNTHGHGNVVLEPQIEFTASQVRGLKSFYEDFFDSPPRSSEAKALGKEAGEAFQEMFQDLDRRIAQVDQYPFLNALQPALDTLKEVAGKPYTWHLTELSRQENQLLDLKENVIDPIRKFMGGSQKDIYNQARSFLQSQEPNFIYVSGDEIEQIRTILNDPNCYKGNRIQQLKGQLDSLQARINKKVQQTRSQAETSLKTMQERMQTMDEYQSLPEPRQDELNKPFRDLSDDIGQERLIAVIKDRARYFEEEGYQKLLGKMVDMARQKSAPAGSPEQPQGGENGRPPHGIKELPADYIHLRNLQVAFDKAWLADENDLDQYLNALRDALLTQIQQGLKVRI
- a CDS encoding diguanylate cyclase; its protein translation is MTRAEGIEQELRGALEEYLTNYLSRRDLHKAMAFFSPTIQGVGTGHDEFVPERRVFLEIYERDFRQAPNPIVWEQPRLHVAVLCDTVGITTCELHLHTQIQGQEIHLNNLRQTLVWKRHESGRWLIEHLHISFPSTEHGQDESYPNKELEARNRVLARLVEKRTAQLSEALEEQRQLANTDRLTGMNNRPRIEELANTELLGAQRYGYPVSAILIDVDWFKRINDQHGHLIGDSVLKAFADIITARLRAVDHAGRWGGEEFLIICPHIGMEGALALARGLQETIAAHPFPKVGPWTASIGVSQYRPGETLQDFFGRTDAALYRAKELGRNRVEVAPNGP
- a CDS encoding NAD(P)/FAD-dependent oxidoreductase translates to MSRIAIIGAGMAGLAAARRLADQGHDCTVLEKSRGLGGRMATRHADALRFDHGAQYFTARGESLRAYVRGWQQEGVVAEWGSDRLVGCPGMTAPAWAMARGLNIHRNCRITHLEHHPEGWHLHAEPGPDHEALAKPFDAVLLAIPAPQAITLAATAGIQFPAMAQVRYAPTITLMAAFDHPLSLPDVALEPTQGPLAWIARNATKPGRDAEPETVVAHAGSEWSRAHVDTPAEALGEPLLEALGAIVGKAQPFHWQVHRWLYARVEQSAGTPCLWDAQQRIGACGDWALGARVEAAFDSGEALAAAVIRSMSAGGDQANGPDPSESERQPP
- a CDS encoding DUF1788 domain-containing protein: MPMQDRLQHLFSVVSGQRFLHKQGLGNEVPFFICPFRPEEAVEMERLQRQLVNRLEQAGIRILSINLYDLAIDILKEREIWDQVLQLEPTVSKDQLKELLQGVLDPEAHLVPAIAAKLHPDEFDVLFLSGVGEIFPYIRSHNVLNNLQSTAKDRPTVMFFPGSYTHSLETGASLDLFGRLHDDKYYRAFNIFHYEA
- a CDS encoding helix-turn-helix domain-containing protein, coding for MAEQDDRWLSVDEIGKHLGVSNDTVYRWIDKHSMPAHRMGRFWKFQKVEVDEWVKAGGAAETPRKDQRRE